Part of the Anopheles coluzzii chromosome 3, AcolN3, whole genome shotgun sequence genome is shown below.
TGTGGCCGGGTTGAGATTGGATCAACATTTCGACAGCGATGTGGATCGGCAAATGAAACTGTTTCTCGAGCGCAATCAGACAGATCAGTGTGATGATGTGGAGTTGACGGAAAGTCAGCGACGGCATCGTGAAATTGATCGTGACTTGGCTCTTTTGAACTTTGACGCACTTTTTCCACACCTACGTTCAGGTGAGGAAACGTAGAGGCCAATACTTGTAATCACTTTCTCTGGTAAGACAATACAGTGTTCAAATGAATCGTTTTTAATACATCGCGTATCGTATCGATTTCATTGCGATATAAGCTCTACGCCTCACTGTTCTCCTTAGCGGCTCTAATAGCTCTCCGGCGTCGAACggtttctttattttgcattAATATTTGGGCTGCCACGTTCCGTACTACGCGGCACATTTCACCAAAATTTGTGTCACTGTAGTTGACGCTGGACTCTTCAGCGATCCATTCGTGGTGATTCCACAGTCTTTCGAATCCTCCCGGAACGAGGGAGTTGCATGCTCTGTACACGTAGGACATAACACCAACCAGCTGCGCCCGTCCATCTGCGATCATCACCAACGGTCCTCCAACATTGCCCTAAAAACACAGTATGGTTACACAGTGCATGTACACTTGCAAAAGTCAATCGAGATGAGGTAAGCTAATCAATACCGTGCATATGCTGCCCGTGCCATTCGTATAAACGCACACCCTGGTATCGTACACCAGGTCCTGTAAATCCCACGGACTCAGCAGCTCCTTACACTGATCGTTCGAAATCGCCCGAGCGTCCAATTTTTGCAACTTTTCTTTATAGTCATCCTGTGCGGCAGTATCCTAAAAAGATAATAATTCACATCACAAACACCGAAGCAGAGATGTCCTTCAGCACCTTCTACCTTCTCGGCACCCCAGTCCGTGTACGATACTAAACTACCCTCCGGGATGGGGCCGCTGAGAAGTTCAATCGGCTGTACGAAACGGTTAAAATCAATGTACTCGCGCGTCCGTACTAGCGCAACATCGTTGCGGGCAGCTTCAAAATCGAACTCGGGATGATACGTGTGCGAATAGATCGTGTAGAACCGATCGTCTATTTTAGACTTGAGCTCTACTTGTCCCAGCCGGATGCGTGCCAATTCAGAAAGTGGTTGCCCCGGATAGGTGCGCATCAGTTTCCATATAAAAGAGGCTTGCGTAATGATGAAACGAACGTTGAGTATGGCTCCACTCCCCAAATGGCGGTCTTGTTCGATTAAACGGAACGACGCCTGATACGGTACCTCCGACTGTGCCACATCTGTTCCGGCTGCCATTCTTTTATCCCGGGAAGCTTGTAAAGAGCCtttgaagaaaaaacgaaattaaaattgTATATTTTATACAATTTGATCAATATACTACCTGCGTAGCTGCAGAGTATTGCTGCAAGAAGCAGCACATTCGCCCAATGTCCCATATTGATGATGGACAGTTCGCTACTGAATGGCTGATCTGTGCATTACAATTACATCAAGCATAAATTACCATGAACATTTGCATTCCACCGCTTAATCAAGTGCTCAATCATTGAAGCTTTT
Proteins encoded:
- the LOC120956137 gene encoding trypsin-1-like, with protein sequence MGHWANVLLLAAILCSYAGSLQASRDKRMAAGTDVAQSEVPYQASFRLIEQDRHLGSGAILNVRFIITQASFIWKLMRTYPGQPLSELARIRLGQVELKSKIDDRFYTIYSHTYHPEFDFEAARNDVALVRTREYIDFNRFVQPIELLSGPIPEGSLVSYTDWGAEKDTAAQDDYKEKLQKLDARAISNDQCKELLSPWDLQDLVYDTRVCVYTNGTGSICTGNVGGPLVMIADGRAQLVGVMSYVYRACNSLVPGGFERLWNHHEWIAEESSVNYSDTNFGEMCRVVRNVAAQILMQNKETVRRRRAIRAAKENSEA